The following is a genomic window from Roseitalea porphyridii.
ATGCCCAAAGATCATGAACAGCAGAATTGGGCACGATGGCCAAGCTGTTCATCGTCACTCTGGTTAACGGTCAGGTTTAGGCCGGGATGGTCAAGAAATGGTCAACGCGGGCGCAGCCTTGTCGTTTTGGGCAACTGGCGGGCGCGCCCGCCAGCCGGAAGAGAAAAGAGCGCGGCCCGCAGGCCGCGCCCTCGTCAGGCGCCCGATCAGGCCAGATCGAACCGGTCGGCGTTCATCACCTTGTTCCAGGCGGCAACGAAGTCGCGCACGAACGTCTCCTGCGCGTCGTCCTGGCCATAGGCTTCGGCGAGCGCCCGCAGCTGGGAGTTCGAGCCGAACACCAGGTCGACGCGGGTTCCGGTCCACTTGACCTCGCCGGTTGCGCGATCGCGGCCCTCGAAGACGGTCTCGTCATCGTCCCTGGGAGCCCAGGCGACGCCCATGTCGAGCAGATTGACGAAGAAGTCGTTCGTCAGCTGGCCCGGCCGGTCGGTGAAGACGCCATGCGCGGTGCCGCCATGATTGGCGCCGAGCGCCCGCATGCCGCCGACCAGAACGGTCATTTCCGGCGCGGTCAGCGTCAGGAGCTGCGCCCGGTCGACTAGCAGCGCCTCGGTGGGCACAGCGTAATCGGCCTGGACGTAGTTGCGGAAGCCGTCCGCGCGCGGCTCGAGCGGTTCGAACGACTCCGCATCGGTCTGCGCTTCGGTCGCATCGGTCCGGCCCGGCGCGAACGGCACCTCGATCTTCTGGCCGGCATCGGCGGCCGCCTTTTCGATCGCCGCGGCGCCGCCGAGCACGATCAGGTCGGCGAGCGAGACCTTCTTGCCGCCCGACTGGGCGTCGTTGAAGGCCTTCTGGACGCCCTCGAGCTCGGCCAGCACGCGTGCGAGCTGGTCGGGCTGGTTGACCTCCCAGTCCTTCTGCGGCGCAAAGCGGATGCGCGCGCCATTGGCGCCGCCGCGCTTGTCCGAGCCGCGGAAGGTCGAGGCCGAAGCCCAGGCCGTGGCGACCAGTTCGGAAACCGAAAGGCCGGTGGCCAGGATCTTCGCCTTGAGATCGGCGATGTCGGCCGCGTCGATCAGTTCATGGTCGACGACCGGCACCGGATCCTGCCAGATCAGGTCTTCGTCCGGCACTTCCGGGCCCAGATAGCGGACCTTCGGACCCATGTCGCGGTGGGTCAGCTTGAACCAGGCGCGGGCGAACGCGTCGGCGAACTGGTCGGGGTTGTCGTGGAACCGCCGCGCAATCGGCTCGTAGTCAGGGTCCATGCGCAGCGCCAGGTCGGTGGTCAGCATCATCGGCTTGACCTTCTCGCCAGAGCCGTCGACCTGCGGCGCCATGTGCGCCTCGTCCACGTCCTTGGGCGTCCACTGCCACGCGCCGGCGGGGCTCTTGGTCAGCTCCCACTCATGGCCGAACAGCATCTCGAAGAAGGTCATGTCCCACTTGGTCGGCGTCGGCGTCCAGGGGCCTTCCAGACCGCTGGTGAAGGTGTGGACGCCGCGACCGGTCTCGTGCCGGCTGGTCCAGCCCAGGCCCTGCTCGATGATGTCGGCGCCTTCGGGCTCCGCGCCCACCTGCTCGGGGTCGCCGATGCCGTGGGTCTTGCCGAACGTGTGGCCGCCGGCGATCAGCGCGACGGTCTCCTCGTCGTTCATGGCCATGCGCGCGAAGGTCTCGCGAATGTCGCGCGCCGCCTTGACCGGGTCGGGCTCGCCGTTCGGCCCTTCCGGATTGACGTAGATCAGGCCCATCTGCACGGCCGCAAGCGGGTTCTCGAGCACGCGATCACCCGAATAACGCTCGTCGCCGAGCCACTCTTCCTCGGTGCCCCAGTAGACGTCGTCCTCGGGCTCCCACACATCCTCGCGGCCGCCGCCGAAACCGAACGTCTTGAAGCCCATCGATTCGAGCGCGCAATTGCCGGCCAGGATCATCAGGTCGGCCCAGGACAGCGCGTTGCCGTACTTCTTCTTGATCGGCCACAGCAGGCGACGCGCCTTGTCGAGGTTGGCGTTGTCGGGCCAGGAGTTGAGCGGGGCGAAGCGCTGGCTGCCCGAGCCGCCGCCGCCGCGGCCGTCGCCGATGCGATAGGTGCCGGCCGAATGCCAGGCCATGCGGATGAAGAACGGGCCGTAATGGCCGTAGTCCGCCGGCCACCATTCCTGGCTGTCGGTCATCAGCGCGTAGAGGTCCTTCTTGACCTCGCCCAGATCGAGCGCCTTGAACGCCTCGGCGTAGCTGTAGTCGGGCTGCATCGGGCTGGTCAGCGCCGAGTTCTGGTGCAGGATCTTCAGGTTGAGCTGGTTCGGCCACCAGTCGCGGTTCGAGCGCGCGCCATAGGCGGTGTGGATGAACGGGCACTTGCCCGTCTTGTCGTCAACGATAGCGTCCATCATTTCCTCCGGTCATTGTCCGTTTCTCGCGCGGTTCAGGCGCCCCATGTCCCGCTCATGTCCCGGTTCGTCCGGCGTTTCGCCGGGTCCGGGCTTCATCGTCGGTGGACCGATAGACCGCAACGATGACGTTTTGGCGTCATCGGAAGAGGTCGCTCCGTAGGCCGTCCTGCGGTGACGGGGGCCGCGTGCGCACCGCGTCACGCGCCGCTCCCGGATCGGCGATAGCAGAGGGCCATGATCAGGGGAATTTGATTCTTTTGATTTGCGCGATAAGACAGCCTTATGAATTCGCTGACTCTCAAGCAGCTCCGCTACTTCGAGGCGCTGGCGCGACATGGCCATTTCGGTCATGCCGCCCAAGCCTGCGCCATTTCGCAGCCGGCGCTTTCCATGCAGATCAAGGAGCTCGAGGAAGCGCTTGGCGCGATGCTGGTCGAACGCGGACCGCGGCGCCTGCGCCTGACGAGCTTCGGCGAGCAGGCCGCCGAACGGGCGCGCGAAATCCTGCGGGCCGTCGACGAACTGGGCGACCTGGCCCGTGCTTCGGGCGAGCAACTCGTCGGGCGGCTGCGGCTCGGCGTCATCCCGACCGTTGCGCCCTATCTGCTGCCGAAGATTGTCGGCGCGCTGGCCGAAGCGCATCCGGCGCTCGAGGTGCGGGTGCGCGAGACGGTCACGCCGAGGCTTATCGCCGAACTGGGCGAGGGGCGGCTCGACGCGGCGCTCGTGGCGCTGCCGGTCTCCGAGCCCTCGCTGACCGAGGTCGCTCTGTTCGCCGAGAATTTCGTGCTGGTCCGGCCCGGCGCCGATGACGGCAAGCCCGTGCCGAGCGCCGAGATGCTGCGCGAGATGCGCCTGTTGCTGCTCGAGGAGGGCCATTGCTTCCGCGATCAGGCGCTCGCCTTCTGCAAGATGCGAACCGCACCCCCGCGCGAGGTGCTCGATGCCAGTTCGCTGTCGACGCTCGTGCAGATGGTCGGCGCCGGCATCGGCGTGACCCTGATCCCGGAAATGGCGGTCCCCGTCGAGACCCGGTCGGCCTCCGTGTCGGTGGCGCGCTTTCCCGCGCCCGAACCGTCGCGGACGATCGGCATGGTTTGGCGGCGGACCAGTCCGCTCGCCGGCCAGCTCGAGCAGATCGCCGGCGAGATCGGGCGCGCGACGGGCGAGCCCCACCGCTGACGCCGTCCGGCCACGCCCTACAAGAGCCGGGCGACGACCTTGGCGCACTCGCGCAGTGCCTCGACGATCTCTTCGCGTCGCGCCGGATCGGCAAGGCGGATCGCATCGCCCGAGACGCCGAGCGCCGCCGGCTCGCCTCCGTCCGCCGGCACGGGCGTGGCGAGCGCGGCAACTCCGGCTTCGAACTGCCCTTCGACGAAGGCATAGCCGCGGCGTCGGCTTTCGGCGACGTCCTCGGCGATCGCGACACGGTCCAGCATCGTGCGTTCGGTATGCGCTTCGAGCGGCGCTTCCGCGACGAGCGTTTCCGCCGTTCCCGCATCGCATCCCGCAAGCAGCGCCCGGCCGATCGCCGTGGTCAGGAGCGGCACCTTCGAGCCGATCGTGAACCCGATGCTGACCGCTTCGGGCCGCGCGCCGGCATGGGCGACATAGACGGCCTGGTGGCCGTCGATCATGGCCATCGAGATCGCCTCGCCGATGCGGCTCGAGAATGTGCGGATCACCGGCTCGATCACCTTGCCGAACTGGCGCGCATGCAGAAAGCCGCCGGCGAGGACGAGGATGCGCGGGGTCAGCGAGAAGACGCGCCCGTCCTGCCTGACATAGCCAAGATGAACCAGCGTCAGCACGAGCCGTCGCGCCACCGCGCGGTCGAGCCCGGTCGTCTCGGCGATCCGTGGCAGTGTCAGATGGGTCTCGCCATGATCGAACGCCTTCAGCACGGCCATGCCCTTGGCGAAGGTCAGCGATATGTCGCGGTCCTCGATGGTCCTGGCGCCGGTCGGGTGCGTGTCGTCGATGCTCATCGAACGTCTCTTCGAGCCGCGCGCATCCGTCTTGACAGGCGCGGGGAAAGTGAATTTGATACGTATATAAGAACATATGTGCGATTATCGCACAAGACAAGCGCGGTCACCTTGTGACGCCGGAGGAACATTGCCGCCATGATGAGCCAGGAAAAGAACGATCTGATCACCCGCATCGGGCCGGGAACCGGCGCCGGCGCGGTGTTGCGCCGCTACTGGCAGCCAGCCGCGCTCGCCGAGGAACTTGTCGGCGCCCGGCCGGTCGTGCCGGTGCGGCTTCTTGGCGAGGATCTGGTCCTGTTTCGCGACAATGAGGGCGAGCTTGGCCTTATCGGCCGCCACTGCCCGCACCGCGGCGCCGACATGGCCTTCGGCCGCTGCGAGGACAATGGCCTGCGCTGCCCGTTCCACGGCTGGCACTTCGACCGCACCGGCCAGTGCGTCGAACAGCCCGGCGAGCCCGAAGGCAGCCGCATGCACGAGAAGATCAAGGCCAAATCCTGTCCCGTGGTCGAAAGGAACGGCATCATCTTCGCCTACATGGGGCCGGGCGACCCGCCGCCGTTCCCCGCGCTCGACTGTTTCATCGCGCCCGACAGCCATGTTTTCGCCTTCAAGGGCCGCTGGGACTGCAACTGGCTGCAGGCGATGGAGGTCGGCATCGATCCGGTCCACGCCTCGTTCCTGCACCGTTTCCTGCAGGACGAGGACCCCGACGAAGGGTATGGCAAGCAGTTCCGCGACCGCGCCGCCGACACCGACATCCCGATGACGCGCCTGCTGCGCGAATATCCGCGCCCCGACATCAAGGTCGAGGAGACCGACTACGGCCTCAGGATCATCGCCCTGCGCCACATGGACGATGGTCGCACCCATGTGCGCGTCACCAACCAGCTCTTCCCCGAGGCGATCGTCATTCCGATCTCCAACGAGATGACGATCACCCAGTGGCATGTGCCCGTCGATGACGAGAGCTGCTACTGGTATTCGATGTTCACCAGCTTCGGCGAGCCGGTCAACAAGACGGTGATGCGCGAACAGCGGCTGAAGGAGCATCGCCTGCCGGACTATGTGCCGCTCAAGAACAAGCACAACAATTACGGCTACGACCCCGACGAGCAGGAGAAGCTGACCTATACGGGCATGGGCTTGGACATCAATGTCCACGACCAGTGGGCCGTCGAATCCATGGGCACCATCCAGGACCGCACCCAGGAGCATCTGGGCCGCACCGATGTGGCCATCACCCGCTACCGGCGCATGCTGGTCAACGCCATCAAGGCGGTCGAGGAGGGCGACGGCACGGCGCTGCCCATGGCCCCTGGCACGATCGATCCGGCAACGGTGCGCGGCCCCCTGTCGATCGACGCCATCGGCGACACCGACACTTGGAACGAGGTCTGGGTCGAGGCAGACGGCAGGCGGCGCGCCAATTGCCAGTGGCCGGCCGCGCTCTGATCGGCTCTACTGCGGCAGTGGCAATGTGCAGGGCGGCCCGCCCGGGTCGCCAGTCTTCGGGGGATGTGCGCGATGGGCGCTGACAGGACGGCCGACCTGCGGTCGGACAAGAGCCTTCTGACCGACGCGCAGATCGCGATCGCGCACGACGTGCTCGACCGCGTGGCGAGCGACGGCATCGAGACCGTGCGGCTCGCCTTTGCCGACCAGCACGGCGTGCTGCGCGGCAAGACCATCGTCGCCGGTGCGCTGGCCTCGGCCTTCCGCAACGGCATGACGATGACCTCGACGCTGCTGCTCAAGGACACCGCGCACCGCACCGTCTTCCCGGTCTGGGAGGACGATATCGGCTTCGGCGCGGGCACGCTGACCGGGGCGGGGGACGTGCTGATCGTGCCCGATCCGTCCACCTATCGGCGCCTTCCCTGGGCGCCCAATTCGGCGTGGCTGCTATGCGACGTGCGCTACCGGGACGGCTCGCCCATGCCGTTCTGCGTGCGGTCGCTCCTGAAGAAGGCGGTCGACGATCTCGCCGCCGACGCCATGGCCCTGGTCTGCGGGCTCGAGTTCGAGTTCTACGTCTTCAATGTCGAGAACGCCCATCTTGCCCATGCCGACGCCGGCATGCCGGCCACGCCGCCTCAGACCAGCCTGATCGCGCATGGCTATCAATATCTGACCGAGGCGCGCTACGACGCGCTCGAACCGGTGATGGAGGAACTGCGCGTGGCCTGCGCCGAGGTCGGCCTGCCGGTGCGCTCGATGGAAGCCGAGTTCGGCCCCAGCCAGTGCGAATTCACCTTCGAACCGGCCGATCCCCTGAAGAGCGCCGACGACACCGTGCTGTTCCGCTCGCTCGTCAAGCAGGTCTGCGCCCGCAAGGGGTTGCACGCCACATTCATGTGCAGGCCCAAGCTCGATGGCATCATGGCGAGCGGCTGGCACATGCACCAGTCGGTGGTCGATGCGCGGGACGGCACCAATCTGATGATCCCCGCCGCGCCGGGCACATTGTCGAAGACCGCCGATGGCTGGATCGCGGGCCTGCTCGAACACGCCGCCGAGAGCTGCGTTCTGACCACCCCCACGGTCAACGGCTACAAGCGCTACCAGCCCTTCCAGCTCGCCCCCGACCGCATCCAGTGGGGCCGCGACAACAAGGGCGCGATGATCCGCGGTCTGATGGAGCCGGGCGATCCTGCCTCGCGCATCGAGAACCGCGTCGCCGAGCCGACGGCCAACCCCTACCTGTTATTCGCCTCGCAGATCCTGTGCGGCCATGACGGGGTGCGCCGTGGCCTCGTTGCGCCAGCGCCGGTCGAGAACCCCTATTCGAGCGATGCGGTCAGCCTGCCAAGTAGCCTGATCGCCGCGCTCGAACGGTTCGATGCGAGCGACTTCTACCAAAAGGCGCTCGGCGAGGATTTCGTGCGCTATCTTTCGCACATCAAGCACGCCGAATGGGACCGCTACCTGATGACGGTCTCCGAGTGGGAGCAGCGCGAATATTTCTCGCTGTTCTGAGCGCCTCAGGCGGCTGATTCCTGCCTGCCCGCGCCGACGCGCGACCGGTGCGGGCCGTAAAGGCAGGCAAGGCCCAGGATGATGCCCGAGACGGCGGCGATCATGCCGGCCGCGCTGACCGCGTTCTGTCCGCCGAACCACAGCGGCCCGTAGCCGGCGAACACATAGCCCAGCACCGCCGAGACGATCGCGAAGGCGACGCTCCAGAAGACCTGCCGTTCGAGCGAGTTGGTCATCAGCCGCGCCGCCGCCGGCGGGCAGATGAACATGGCGATGACGATGATCGAGCCGACCGCGTCGAATGCCGCGACGGCGGCGATAGCGGCGGTGACGACAAGGCCGAAGCCGATGGCGCCGACCGGCAGGCCGAGCGCCTGCGCGAAACCCTCATCGAAGGTGGAGATCTTCAGCGGCCGCCAAAAGATGACGGTCAGCGCGATGACCAGAAGGCAGACGACGAAGATGCGGGCCAGTTCGTCGGGCAGGGCGGCAAGCGCGGCCGGATCGAAAAGCGAATGCCAGCCCTCGGCCCGGAACCAGATCAGGCTTTCCAGATTGCCCATCAGCGCATGCTCGACATCAAGGTGCACGTTGGACGTGTCGGACTGGTCGAGCAGCAGCACGCCCGCGGCAAACAGCGTCGTGAAGGTCACGCCCATCGCCGCGCCGGGCTCGATTCGTCCCAGCCGCTTGATCGCCTCGATCATGATCACCGCGACGATCGCCGCGCCGGCCGCGCCCAGCAGCATCGGAATGGCGGCGACCGTGCCCGTGATCAGGAAAGCCACGACAATGCCCGGCAGCACGACATGGCTGATCGCATCGCCGATCAGCGCCTGTCGGCGCAGCACCAGGAAATTGCCCGGCAGGGCGCAGGCGATCGCCGCGAACACGCCGATCAGGATCGGCGTCAGCGAGAACTGGACGAACTCGGCGCCCATCACGCGGCTCCCTGCGGCTGGACGGGGGAAGGCCCACCGATCCGCGTGTCGAACTCGGCGATCTCGTCGGGCGTGAACACCTGCTCGATCGGCGTCAGCCCGTCATAGCGACCGGTCAGGCCGGCATCGAGGTGGATCTGCCGGGCGACGTCCCAGCGCCGTTCGTCGCGCGCGATCTTGGCGGCCTGCGCCCGGCCCGCGTCGGTCGGCACGCCGTCCTTGCGGATCAACCCCTCGGCGCGCAGCACGCGCAGCGTGAACGGCTCGTGGATCGGTTCGGCCCGCGCCATGGCCAACAGGCCCTGCCGGCGATGGACGCGCCACTGGAAGCGTCGATGGTTGATGACCGCCGCCGCCACGCCGCGCACCGGCGCGAACAGCAGCGAAAACACAAAAAGCGTCGCCGCGACCAGCACGATGATCGAGCCGGTCGGCAGCGCCGGGGCCGAGGCCGAGATCGCCGCGCCGACATAGCCGGACACGCCGCCGAACAGGCCGGCCGACCAGAACACGCGCCCGCTGCGCTCGGTCCAGAAGCGTGCGGTGACCGGCGGAATGATCAAAAGCGCGATGATCAGGATCAGCCCGACCAGCTTGAGCCCGATCACCGTGACCGCCATCACAAGGCCCATCATGGCGATGTCGATGCGGTTGACGTTGGTGCCCGAGGCCGCGGCATATTCGGGATCGAAGGCAACCAGCGTCATCGGCCGCCGCAGAAGCCATGTGGCGAGCACGGCGAGCGACCCGCCGATGGCGATGATCAGCGCATCGTTGAACAGCATGCCCGCCGTCGAACCCAGAAGAAAGCTCTCGAGCCCGGCCTGCCGGCCCGAACTCATCGTCTGGATGATGGTCAGGATCACGATGCCGAGCCCGAAGAAGACCGACAGCACCGCGCCGATCGCCGCGTCTTCGGACAGCCGCGTCGCCCGCGTCATCCATTGCACCAGCCAAAGGCCAATGAACGCCGAGATCGCCGATCCGGCGAGCAGGCCGAGCAGATTGCGGCCATCACCGCCAAGCAGGACCATGACGATGAAAGCAAGGCCGATGCCGGGCAGGGTGGCGTGGGCAAGCGCGTCGGAGACCAGCGCCCGCTTGCGCAGGAACAGGAAGGTGCCCACCGCGCCGCCGGCAAAGCCGAGCAGGCCCGCGCCGATGGCCACCAGCGCGGCATTGTAACCGGCCTGCAGGAGCAGTGCGTCGACGAAAGGGTTCATGAAGCCTGATTTGCGACCTGCAACTGGTCGACCTGCGCCGTCGCCAGCCGGCCGCCATAGGTCGCCTGCAGATTCTCGGACGTGAACGCCTCCGCGACGGAGCCCTCGGCGATCTTGCGCACATTGATGAGGAACACATGGTCGAAATAGTCGCGCACGGTCGCAAGGTCGTGATGAACGCACACGACCGCCTTCGACTGCGCCTTGAGCGCCTTCAGAACGTCGATGATGGCCTTTTCGGTCGCCGCATCGACGCCGGCGAACGGCTCGTCGAGCAGGTAAAGATCGGCGTCCTGGGCGAGCGCGCGGGCGAGGAACACGCGCTGCTGCTGGCCGCCCGAAAGCTGGCCGATCTGCCGGTTGGCAAAATCGGCCATGCCGACCCGGTCGAGACAGGCGCGCGCGGTCTCGGTATGAGCGGCCCGCAGCCGCCCGAGCAGGCCGAGGCGGCGATAAAGGCCCATCAGCACCACGTCGATCACCGTGGTCGGGAAATCCCAGTCGACGCTGGCGCGCTGCGGCACATAGGCGATCCGGTCGCGCGCCTTTTCGATCGGCTGGCCGAACACGGCGATCTCGCCCGAAAGGCGCGGAATGACGCCGAGCGCTGCCTTCAGCAGCGTCGACTTGCCGGCGCCGTTCGGCCCGATGATCGCCGTCATCGCCTCGGCCTCAAAGGTCGCGTCGACCGAAAAGACCGCCGGCTTTTCGCCATAGGAGACCGTCAGCCCCGAAATGGCGAGCGGGATGTCGCCGTGTGCCGGCGCCGGGCCGTGCAGTCGGCCTTGGTCGGCCGCGAGCGATAGGGCGGGCTGAGCCATCATGGGTTCCTCAGTTCAGAAGGTCCGCCATGCCCTTTTCGGGCGCATCGCCCCCGAGCGCGCGGGCGATGACGGTCGCGTTGTGGTCGATCATGCCAAGATAAGTGCCCTCATAGGTGCCCGGTTCCCCCATCGCGTCCGAATAGAGTTCGCCGCCGATCACCACCTCGTGGCCTTCGGCCGCAGCGCCCTCGATCAGCGCGCGGATGTTGCGATCGGACACCGAGGTCTCGACGAAGACCGCGCCGATGTCGCGTTCGACCAGCATGTCGACCAGTTCGGCGATGCGCCGAAGGCCAGCCTCGCTTTCGGTGGAAATGCCCTGGATGCCGACGACCTCGAAACCGTAGGCCGAACCGAAATAGTTGAACGCATCGTGCGCGGTCACCAGCATGCGGCTTTCGGCCGGCACCGACGAGAGAACCTCGGTCGTATAATTGGCAAGCGCGCTCAGCTCTTCCAGATGCGCCTCGGCATTGGCCCGAAGCGCCTCTTCCTGTTCCGGCAGCGCCTCGATCAGCGCGTCGCGCACATTGAGCACCACGCGCGACCACAGGTTCGGGTTCATCCACACATGCGGATCGTAGCGGCCTTCATAATCGTCATGGCCGATCAGCAGGTTGCGCGGCATGTCCTCGGCGACCGCGACCACGGCATTGTCCCGGGCCAGTTCGAGCAGGAACTGTTCCATCTGCGCCTCGAGATAGAGCCCGTGCCACAGCACCAGATCGGCATTGGCCATGGCGACGATGTCGGTGCGGGTCTGGCGGTAGGCGTGCGGGTCGACACCCGGTCCCATCAGTTCGCGCACATCGACCAGATCGCCGCCCACTTCGCGGGCCGCATCGGCGATCATGCCGGTTGTGGTGACGACGTCGATCTTCTCGGCGGCCATGGAAAGACTGGCCTGGGCGGCAAGGGTAACGGCGGCTGCGGCACCGATAACGAACCGTCGGGTCAGCATGGGTCGGGGTATCTCCATCGGGTTGGCTTGCATCATCGCCTCTATTGCTAGTGCAACCGGTTTGCAAAATCAATGCATGTGAGAACGATTTGCAAGAAGAAATTGCGGTTCGATGCTGTCAGGCGTCGCCGGAGGGCCGCCTTCAGGCCGGCCTAAGCGACCCGGTAGGGTGTTTCGAACCAGTGTTCTTCCAGATTGGCGCCTTCGCCGATCCGGTCGATGACGGCGAACAGACCCGGTTCTGACAGTGGCGTCAGCACGCCATGCCATGTGCCGCGCCGGTAGTTGACACCTTGCCCCGGCGCGGTGCGGAAGGCGAGGGGGCGGCCGGGCATCCCTTGTTCGTCGGGCGCGACGATCACCAGGAACGGGTTCTGCGTCATCGGGATGAACGCCTGCGATCCGAGCGGATGGCGCTCGACCATGGTGAGCGACAGCGGCAGGGTGCGCGGCTCGGCCTGGAACAGGCTGATGCCCGCGCGCCCGTCGACGTACTCGAGCCTCGCGCGGTCGTGATAGCGGCCGCAAAGGCCCTGATTGATCAGCCTGTCGGGGGCGCCCGCCGCTTCGAGCACGTCGCCGAACGGCGCGAACGCTTCGGCGGTAAGCGGTTCGATGGCGATCGTTTCGGTCATGGCGGCGGGCTCGGCAAAGGGCGGGGCGAAGGACGCACTAAGCCGTTGCGCGTCCGCCCGGTCAATCCCCGGCCTTGTCGACCAGCGCGATGCGCGTGCCCCACGGGTCTTCGAGGACCATTCGGCCCTCGGCGGTCTCGTAGTCGGCGGCAGTCCCGACGACGCGATCACGCACGTGAGGCGCCACGACGAGGGTGACCTCGGCAAGACCGGCGTGGCCCAGGAGGCGGTGCCCGGCGCTGCCGCTGCGCCAGTGATTGGCGGCAAGCTGGTGGTGATAGCCGTCCGCCCCGAAGAAGGACGCACCCGGATAGCGCGCCATCACCTCGAGGCCGAGCGTGCCTGCGTAGAAGCTTTCGGCCGCGCGCGCATCGCCGACCTGCAGGTGCACGTGGCCGATGAAACCGTCTTCGGGAAAGCCCGCCCAAGGCCGGTCGGCATGGGCGGCAAGAGCCTGCAGATCGAGCGGATCGGTCGCCATGGCGATGGCGCCGTCGTCGTCATGCCAGGCATTGGTCGGGCGGTCGGCATAGATCTCGATGCCGTTGCCCTCAGGGTCCGACAGATAGAGCGCCTCGCTGACCTTGTGGTCGGAGGCACCCTCGAGGCGCACACCGCTCTCGGCGGCATGAACCAGCCAGCGCGCAAGGTGCGCCCGGGAGGGCAGCAGGAACGCGGTATGAAAAAGGCCCGCCGCCGACGGATCGCGCGGTTTCAGCGCGCCGTCGCCCACGAGCGTCAACAGCGGCGTGTTGCCGGCGCCCAGCACCGTCTGTCCCGTCGTCGAGGAAAGGACGTTCAGGCCGAGCGCGGACGCGTAGAACTCAGCGACGCGGCCCATGTCGCGCACCATAAGGGTGACATCGCCGATGCGGACCGAGGCCCGGCTCCAGTCGAAGGCTTCTTCGTCAGTGATCGTTGCCGTCCGGGACATTACAGGCGCGCTCCGCTGCGTTGCGATAGCCCAATCTAGGCATGAAGTCGCCAACGCGCATCAGCGCGTCCAAGGACGCACCGTTCACAATCGGCGCCTCAGCCGTCGGCCTCGTCCATGCGGCGCTTGATGCGTTGCGCCCAGTCGCGTCCCGGATCGCCGCCCCACAGAAGCCAGGCGACATAGCCCGCCGACGGGTCGGCGTCGTCGCCGAAGTTCTTCGCCTTCTTGTCGACGGCATGGCGCGCGAAATAGGCGTCCATGCGCCGCACGGTCTGTGGCGAGACCGGCTGGCGGTTCTTCAGGTCGCGCGCCCGGGCAAGGCCCACCGGCGTTCCGCCGCGCCCGTGTTCACGGCGCAGCCTGAGCCCCTTTTCGGCCTGGGCGGCAACGGCGTCGGGCGGGCGGAAGTCGATATCGGCATATTTCTTCGGAACAGCCATCAGGCCGCCCTCAGTTCGCTTCCACTCTTGAGAACGCGGTCGCCATCATCCTGCTCGATCAGATAGGCCGGCTCGTCGTCGCTGGCGTTGCGCTTGATCGTGCTGCCCTTGATGGTCTTTTCGACATCGTCGGTGTGCCGCTCGACGATCCGGCCGGCGCCCGTCCCGGGGCCCCAGTTCCATTCCACCGTATCGCCGACCTTGAACTGCTTGCTCATGCAGCCTCCTTTAAGCGCCCGAAAGGCGCGTTCGAGGAGCTAACGCATTGAAGCGGCTTGAGTTCAGGGCAAAGGTCGGCCCGGATTCATTCGCCGTACGGCACCCAGATGTTCTTGACCTGCGTCGCCCGATGCAGGAATTGCCGGCCGAAGCCGTCCTGTCCGGTCCAGTCGCGCGCCGCGCCGTTCTCGCACCAGGTCTGCTTGAGATTGCCGGCCGAACGTTCCTCGGCCGTGGCGATGCCGGCGTTGGAACCGAAATACCAAAGTCC
Proteins encoded in this region:
- a CDS encoding glutamine synthetase family protein gives rise to the protein MGADRTADLRSDKSLLTDAQIAIAHDVLDRVASDGIETVRLAFADQHGVLRGKTIVAGALASAFRNGMTMTSTLLLKDTAHRTVFPVWEDDIGFGAGTLTGAGDVLIVPDPSTYRRLPWAPNSAWLLCDVRYRDGSPMPFCVRSLLKKAVDDLAADAMALVCGLEFEFYVFNVENAHLAHADAGMPATPPQTSLIAHGYQYLTEARYDALEPVMEELRVACAEVGLPVRSMEAEFGPSQCEFTFEPADPLKSADDTVLFRSLVKQVCARKGLHATFMCRPKLDGIMASGWHMHQSVVDARDGTNLMIPAAPGTLSKTADGWIAGLLEHAAESCVLTTPTVNGYKRYQPFQLAPDRIQWGRDNKGAMIRGLMEPGDPASRIENRVAEPTANPYLLFASQILCGHDGVRRGLVAPAPVENPYSSDAVSLPSSLIAALERFDASDFYQKALGEDFVRYLSHIKHAEWDRYLMTVSEWEQREYFSLF
- a CDS encoding metal ABC transporter permease; translated protein: MGAEFVQFSLTPILIGVFAAIACALPGNFLVLRRQALIGDAISHVVLPGIVVAFLITGTVAAIPMLLGAAGAAIVAVIMIEAIKRLGRIEPGAAMGVTFTTLFAAGVLLLDQSDTSNVHLDVEHALMGNLESLIWFRAEGWHSLFDPAALAALPDELARIFVVCLLVIALTVIFWRPLKISTFDEGFAQALGLPVGAIGFGLVVTAAIAAVAAFDAVGSIIVIAMFICPPAAARLMTNSLERQVFWSVAFAIVSAVLGYVFAGYGPLWFGGQNAVSAAGMIAAVSGIILGLACLYGPHRSRVGAGRQESAA
- a CDS encoding metal ABC transporter ATP-binding protein; its protein translation is MAQPALSLAADQGRLHGPAPAHGDIPLAISGLTVSYGEKPAVFSVDATFEAEAMTAIIGPNGAGKSTLLKAALGVIPRLSGEIAVFGQPIEKARDRIAYVPQRASVDWDFPTTVIDVVLMGLYRRLGLLGRLRAAHTETARACLDRVGMADFANRQIGQLSGGQQQRVFLARALAQDADLYLLDEPFAGVDAATEKAIIDVLKALKAQSKAVVCVHHDLATVRDYFDHVFLINVRKIAEGSVAEAFTSENLQATYGGRLATAQVDQLQVANQAS
- a CDS encoding metal ABC transporter solute-binding protein, Zn/Mn family: MLTRRFVIGAAAAVTLAAQASLSMAAEKIDVVTTTGMIADAAREVGGDLVDVRELMGPGVDPHAYRQTRTDIVAMANADLVLWHGLYLEAQMEQFLLELARDNAVVAVAEDMPRNLLIGHDDYEGRYDPHVWMNPNLWSRVVLNVRDALIEALPEQEEALRANAEAHLEELSALANYTTEVLSSVPAESRMLVTAHDAFNYFGSAYGFEVVGIQGISTESEAGLRRIAELVDMLVERDIGAVFVETSVSDRNIRALIEGAAAEGHEVVIGGELYSDAMGEPGTYEGTYLGMIDHNATVIARALGGDAPEKGMADLLN
- a CDS encoding metal ABC transporter permease, whose amino-acid sequence is MNPFVDALLLQAGYNAALVAIGAGLLGFAGGAVGTFLFLRKRALVSDALAHATLPGIGLAFIVMVLLGGDGRNLLGLLAGSAISAFIGLWLVQWMTRATRLSEDAAIGAVLSVFFGLGIVILTIIQTMSSGRQAGLESFLLGSTAGMLFNDALIIAIGGSLAVLATWLLRRPMTLVAFDPEYAAASGTNVNRIDIAMMGLVMAVTVIGLKLVGLILIIALLIIPPVTARFWTERSGRVFWSAGLFGGVSGYVGAAISASAPALPTGSIIVLVAATLFVFSLLFAPVRGVAAAVINHRRFQWRVHRRQGLLAMARAEPIHEPFTLRVLRAEGLIRKDGVPTDAGRAQAAKIARDERRWDVARQIHLDAGLTGRYDGLTPIEQVFTPDEIAEFDTRIGGPSPVQPQGAA
- a CDS encoding ureidoglycolate lyase is translated as MTETIAIEPLTAEAFAPFGDVLEAAGAPDRLINQGLCGRYHDRARLEYVDGRAGISLFQAEPRTLPLSLTMVERHPLGSQAFIPMTQNPFLVIVAPDEQGMPGRPLAFRTAPGQGVNYRRGTWHGVLTPLSEPGLFAVIDRIGEGANLEEHWFETPYRVA